In one window of Rhodoglobus vestalii DNA:
- the rnc gene encoding ribonuclease III, producing the protein MAVTGSSAPAELSAVLGVTIDPELLTLALTHRSFAYENGGIATNERLEFLGDSILGQAVTVKLYRDNPDLDEGDLAKRRASLVSSVALAEIARMIGLGAYIRLGKGEEQTGGREKPSILADTVEAIIGAAYLDRGEDEATALVLRLVVPLLADPARFGAAMDPKTSLQELAARLGLGAPEYRINDSGPDHSKRFHASVVLSEEIISSGTGSSKKHAEMAAALEAWTILQAAAK; encoded by the coding sequence ATGGCGGTCACGGGCTCTAGCGCACCGGCTGAGCTCTCCGCTGTGCTCGGGGTCACTATTGACCCTGAATTGTTGACGCTTGCGCTGACGCACCGCTCTTTCGCTTACGAAAACGGTGGAATCGCCACCAACGAGCGGCTCGAATTTCTTGGCGACTCAATTCTTGGCCAGGCAGTGACGGTGAAGCTGTATCGCGACAACCCAGATCTTGACGAGGGAGACCTTGCCAAGCGTCGGGCTAGCCTTGTTTCGTCTGTTGCGCTGGCAGAAATCGCGCGCATGATTGGCCTCGGCGCCTACATTCGACTGGGTAAAGGTGAAGAGCAGACTGGTGGCCGCGAAAAGCCATCCATTCTGGCTGACACGGTCGAAGCAATTATTGGTGCCGCCTATCTGGATCGTGGTGAGGATGAAGCGACCGCTCTCGTCTTACGTTTAGTCGTGCCACTGCTGGCTGATCCGGCACGTTTTGGGGCCGCGATGGACCCGAAGACCAGCCTTCAAGAGCTGGCAGCGCGACTCGGTCTCGGGGCACCGGAGTATCGCATCAACGATAGCGGCCCCGATCACTCCAAACGTTTTCACGCAAGCGTTGTTCTGTCTGAGGAGATCATTTCCTCCGGAACTGGGTCAAGCAAGAAGCACGCCGAAATGGCGGCGGCGCTCGAAGCGTGGACGATCCTTCAAGCTGCGGCTAAGTAG
- a CDS encoding histidine phosphatase family protein codes for MTVSLIRHGQTDWNAAGRMQGSSDIPLNDVGRQQARDAVELLRGSEWDVIVSSPLQRARETAQIIADGRGLELGRSYDLLIERNYGEGEGLTKAEIDQRWPDVRGYPGLETLDSVVKRGIEALDQVSADYADKKVIVVCHGTIIRYTLSELAGRDFDHIVNGSISTIERLTSGWAVRTVNGEPLSGVD; via the coding sequence ATGACCGTCTCCCTCATTCGTCACGGCCAAACCGACTGGAACGCTGCCGGACGCATGCAAGGCTCCAGCGATATTCCGCTCAACGATGTCGGGCGCCAGCAAGCGCGGGATGCTGTCGAACTGCTCCGCGGAAGCGAATGGGACGTCATTGTCAGTTCCCCCCTGCAGCGCGCCCGCGAAACAGCGCAGATTATCGCCGATGGGCGCGGGCTCGAACTGGGTCGCAGCTATGACCTACTCATCGAGCGGAATTACGGCGAAGGTGAAGGCCTCACCAAGGCTGAAATCGACCAGCGCTGGCCCGATGTGCGCGGCTACCCCGGCCTTGAAACTCTCGACTCGGTTGTCAAACGCGGCATCGAAGCTCTCGATCAGGTTTCAGCCGATTACGCGGACAAGAAAGTGATCGTTGTCTGTCATGGAACGATCATCCGCTACACACTCTCCGAACTTGCCGGCCGAGACTTCGATCACATTGTGAATGGCTCGATTTCCACCATCGAACGACTCACTAGCGGCTGGGCTGTGCGCACCGTCAACGGCGAACCGCTGTCTGGGGTCGACTAG
- a CDS encoding ABC transporter ATP-binding protein, translated as MSEQNSSGLVGERISITAEGTLLIDNIDCTVARGSLSALVGPNGAGKSTLLRALTAVQAPASGTVRFDGDDLVGMPRRQRARLAAFVEQDATTDSALTVDMVVRLGRLPHQSLWEADSAESAAVVDESLATVEMTTFRGREFQSLSGGEKQRVMLARALAQQPQLLALDEPTNHLDIAAQLSVLELLQHLRTTGVTVLAALHDLSLAASYCDHIIVLSHGRVVAAGATGTVLTEALIAEVYGVRASILQNPVTGKPLIGFSPA; from the coding sequence ATGAGTGAACAGAACTCCTCCGGGCTGGTGGGGGAACGCATCAGCATTACCGCCGAGGGCACCCTCCTCATCGACAACATCGACTGCACCGTTGCTCGTGGTTCACTGAGCGCGCTCGTCGGGCCCAACGGTGCCGGAAAGTCGACCCTGCTGCGTGCGCTCACCGCTGTGCAGGCTCCGGCATCCGGCACCGTTCGTTTCGACGGCGACGACCTTGTCGGGATGCCACGAAGACAACGCGCGCGCCTTGCGGCGTTTGTCGAACAGGATGCCACTACCGACTCAGCCCTCACCGTCGACATGGTTGTGCGTTTGGGCCGGCTCCCCCACCAGTCGCTGTGGGAAGCAGATTCTGCGGAGTCAGCAGCAGTGGTCGACGAAAGCCTCGCCACCGTGGAAATGACCACCTTTCGCGGGCGCGAGTTTCAGAGCCTCTCCGGTGGAGAAAAACAGCGAGTGATGCTCGCGCGGGCTCTCGCCCAACAGCCGCAACTGCTCGCGCTCGATGAGCCAACCAACCACCTCGACATCGCGGCCCAACTCTCTGTGCTTGAGCTCCTGCAACACCTCCGCACCACCGGGGTCACCGTGCTGGCAGCGCTGCACGATCTCTCGCTCGCCGCCAGCTACTGCGACCACATCATTGTGCTCTCCCACGGCCGTGTTGTTGCGGCGGGTGCGACCGGAACTGTGCTCACGGAAGCGCTAATCGCTGAGGTTTATGGGGTGCGCGCATCCATTCTGCAAAACCCGGTGACCGGCAAACCCCTCATCGGCTTCAGCCCGGCGTAG
- the rpmF gene encoding 50S ribosomal protein L32, producing the protein MAVPKRKMSRASTRMRRAQWKATPPTLVKTIENGKTVYSLPHRAKVVEDSAGTPLYMEYKGRKVADV; encoded by the coding sequence ATGGCAGTACCTAAGCGCAAGATGTCGCGGGCCAGCACCCGCATGCGCCGCGCCCAGTGGAAGGCCACGCCTCCCACTCTCGTCAAGACCATCGAAAACGGCAAGACCGTCTATAGCCTGCCGCACCGCGCCAAGGTTGTTGAAGACTCTGCTGGCACCCCCCTGTACATGGAGTACAAGGGTCGCAAGGTAGCTGACGTTTAA
- the smc gene encoding chromosome segregation protein SMC, which yields MYLKSLTLKGFKSFAQPTTFAFEQGVTCVVGPNGSGKSNVVDALAWVMGEQGAKTLRGGKMEDVIFAGTATKGPLGRAEVVLTIDNADGALPIEYSEVTISRTLFRNGGSEYAINGTQCRLLDVQELLSDSGLGREMHVIVGQGQLDAVLHASPEDRRGFIEEAAGILKHRRRKEKTIRKLDAMQANLTRLSDLAGEIRRQLKPLGQQAEIAKEAASIAAIVRDARARLLADEVVELRSSINHFSRSESERKTQRIVLQEQLDQNKLREARLEQAQVGGEVDEARRVSFGLESAQERLRSLYTLANQRLSLLGQQSDSPTSGTTVSQTLVDEVTAGADTLAAGVEDAEKAVGAAAASTATAKAALDSLDEEIAEQSALVSRHELESAGLSARVEVASSTLTAAQGEFVRQQQALAEAQARREAAQADFEALKGEATNSLTESDGSVETAYEAAEAQVESILVEIESLRDALHAGERERDGLAARNSALSLAVDQKDGSSALVAARLPGIRGLVAEHVKVTPGFEAAIAAALGTLADAVLAETRDAAINALTESASRDFGRVEVVVADAHSSAAPLGSAGSTVPATDVVTAPAGVHGLLTHVLIADDLDAARAAHKSLANSADVTFVTRQGDVLTQFVLRGGSGAKRSRLELVAERDAAAEKLGVVTTRIEATSFELEEKRRELASAKTDAEAALVTLREYDAQLAAQSELLGRHRIQADAAHAECDRLSRAVDVAAAAVADATAEVGRAQTAADEYQSAPRPMLDVSERDPMLAEVEAARASEVDQRILLETIRERVRAERARAEQLAVQLIREREAAAEQARLAVIRQRQIASATRVVEMLPAVLDSVDRSLSEARVVLAAKEAERSAHNQELSGLRREESALRERLSVVSESVHGLEMQIYEKKLHLSSLLERSGEELGLVEDVLVAEYGPEVAVPDDVVADESPNEEADSGGDEDAEPAASGRPFVRAEQEARLQKAERKLARLGRVNPLALEEFEALEQRHKFLTEQLTDLSNTRKDLLTIIDELDEKMQAIFSSAFEDTKNAFNDVFPVLFPGGTGSIFLTNPDDVLTTGIEVAVKPAGKKIERLSLLSGGERSLAAVALLIAIFKARPSPFYIMDEVEAALDDANLGRLLSIFEDLRRTSQLIIITHQKRTMEIADSLYGVSMRSDGISAVVGQRVATETASRQTG from the coding sequence GTGTACCTCAAGAGTTTGACCCTCAAGGGGTTTAAGTCATTCGCTCAGCCGACCACTTTTGCTTTCGAACAGGGCGTGACGTGCGTGGTTGGCCCCAACGGTTCGGGCAAGTCCAATGTGGTGGATGCTCTGGCCTGGGTCATGGGCGAGCAGGGTGCCAAAACTTTGCGCGGCGGCAAGATGGAAGATGTCATCTTTGCCGGAACCGCCACCAAGGGCCCGCTCGGCCGCGCCGAAGTGGTGCTCACCATCGACAACGCTGATGGTGCCCTGCCCATTGAGTACAGCGAAGTCACCATCAGTCGCACGCTGTTCCGCAATGGCGGCAGTGAGTATGCGATCAATGGCACCCAGTGCCGACTGCTCGATGTTCAAGAACTGCTGAGCGACTCGGGTCTTGGCCGCGAGATGCACGTCATTGTCGGCCAGGGCCAGTTGGATGCGGTGTTGCACGCCAGCCCCGAAGATCGGCGCGGTTTCATTGAAGAAGCGGCCGGAATTCTCAAGCACCGTCGTCGTAAAGAGAAAACTATTCGCAAGCTTGACGCGATGCAGGCGAACCTCACGCGGCTCTCTGACCTAGCCGGGGAGATCCGTCGCCAACTTAAACCACTCGGCCAGCAGGCGGAGATCGCCAAAGAGGCCGCCTCGATCGCCGCCATTGTTCGGGATGCCCGCGCACGACTCCTCGCCGATGAGGTTGTCGAACTGCGCTCAAGCATTAACCATTTCAGCCGAAGTGAAAGCGAACGCAAAACTCAGCGCATTGTGCTCCAAGAGCAACTCGACCAAAACAAGCTGCGCGAAGCCCGTCTCGAGCAGGCCCAGGTGGGCGGCGAAGTCGACGAGGCTCGGCGTGTGTCCTTTGGTCTTGAATCGGCGCAAGAACGCCTCCGCAGTCTTTACACTCTTGCCAACCAGCGGCTCTCGCTGCTGGGACAACAGAGTGACTCGCCGACCTCCGGCACGACCGTCAGCCAGACACTGGTCGACGAGGTCACCGCCGGAGCCGACACTCTTGCCGCCGGCGTTGAAGACGCCGAAAAGGCTGTCGGTGCTGCTGCCGCATCCACCGCGACAGCGAAGGCGGCGCTCGACTCGCTCGACGAAGAAATCGCTGAGCAGAGCGCGCTCGTCTCGCGTCACGAGCTGGAGAGTGCCGGGCTTAGCGCACGCGTAGAGGTCGCCAGCTCGACCCTCACCGCGGCACAGGGTGAGTTCGTGCGTCAGCAGCAGGCGCTCGCCGAAGCGCAGGCCCGTCGCGAGGCGGCTCAGGCAGACTTTGAGGCACTCAAGGGAGAGGCCACGAACTCGCTCACCGAGTCAGACGGCTCAGTGGAGACCGCCTATGAAGCCGCAGAGGCACAGGTGGAAAGCATCCTGGTTGAGATTGAGTCGCTGCGTGATGCGCTGCACGCCGGGGAACGTGAACGTGATGGTCTTGCCGCACGAAATTCTGCATTATCGCTCGCGGTCGATCAGAAAGATGGCTCAAGCGCGCTCGTCGCAGCCCGCCTTCCCGGCATCCGGGGGCTCGTTGCTGAGCATGTGAAGGTCACGCCCGGTTTCGAAGCGGCAATCGCTGCTGCGCTCGGCACCCTTGCCGATGCGGTGCTGGCAGAAACTCGGGATGCGGCGATCAACGCGCTGACCGAGTCAGCCAGTCGTGACTTTGGGCGGGTAGAAGTCGTTGTCGCGGATGCGCACAGCTCGGCAGCCCCGCTCGGCTCCGCTGGGTCAACGGTACCCGCCACCGACGTTGTCACGGCACCGGCTGGCGTGCATGGACTCCTGACCCACGTGTTGATCGCCGACGACCTCGACGCAGCTCGTGCGGCCCACAAATCGCTCGCCAATTCCGCCGACGTGACCTTCGTCACCCGCCAGGGAGACGTTCTTACCCAGTTTGTGTTGCGCGGTGGGTCTGGAGCCAAGCGCTCTCGCCTTGAACTCGTGGCCGAACGTGATGCCGCGGCCGAAAAGTTGGGTGTCGTCACAACTCGCATCGAGGCCACTAGTTTCGAGCTGGAAGAGAAGCGCCGCGAACTGGCGTCGGCGAAGACGGATGCCGAAGCAGCACTCGTCACCCTTCGCGAATACGACGCTCAGCTCGCCGCGCAGTCAGAGCTTCTTGGTCGACACCGAATCCAAGCGGATGCCGCGCACGCCGAATGTGACCGCCTTTCGCGTGCCGTTGATGTTGCGGCAGCAGCGGTAGCGGACGCCACAGCCGAAGTCGGTCGCGCACAGACCGCAGCCGACGAGTATCAGTCCGCCCCGCGCCCAATGCTCGACGTGTCGGAACGTGACCCGATGCTGGCCGAGGTGGAGGCGGCGAGGGCAAGCGAAGTTGACCAACGAATCCTGCTTGAGACCATCCGCGAGCGGGTGCGCGCCGAGCGCGCCAGGGCCGAGCAACTTGCCGTCCAGCTCATTCGGGAGCGTGAAGCGGCCGCAGAACAAGCCCGACTGGCGGTTATTCGTCAACGGCAGATCGCATCCGCGACTCGTGTTGTGGAGATGCTGCCTGCGGTGCTCGACTCGGTGGACCGTTCGCTGTCTGAGGCTCGCGTGGTTCTCGCGGCGAAAGAAGCAGAACGCTCCGCCCACAACCAGGAACTCTCGGGGTTGCGCCGTGAAGAGTCAGCGCTGCGTGAACGTCTCTCCGTGGTCAGTGAAAGCGTGCACGGTCTCGAGATGCAAATCTACGAAAAGAAGTTGCACCTCTCCAGCCTCCTCGAGCGCTCGGGTGAAGAGCTCGGTCTTGTCGAAGATGTACTCGTTGCAGAATATGGCCCCGAGGTTGCAGTTCCCGATGATGTCGTTGCCGATGAGAGCCCGAACGAGGAAGCAGATTCTGGCGGCGATGAAGATGCCGAGCCCGCGGCATCCGGTCGTCCATTTGTGCGGGCCGAACAAGAGGCGCGACTGCAGAAAGCGGAGCGAAAACTCGCGCGCCTGGGTCGAGTCAACCCGCTCGCTCTCGAAGAGTTCGAGGCTCTCGAGCAGCGCCACAAGTTTCTGACGGAACAACTCACCGACCTGTCGAACACGCGCAAAGATCTGCTCACGATCATTGATGAACTCGACGAAAAGATGCAGGCGATCTTCTCCAGCGCTTTCGAAGACACGAAGAACGCGTTCAACGATGTCTTTCCGGTGCTGTTCCCGGGTGGCACAGGCAGTATTTTCCTCACCAACCCCGACGACGTGCTCACCACCGGCATTGAGGTCGCGGTGAAGCCCGCCGGCAAGAAGATTGAGCGCCTGTCGCTGTTGAGCGGTGGGGAACGATCGCTGGCTGCAGTGGCCCTGCTGATCGCAATCTTTAAGGCCCGCCCCAGCCCGTTCTACATTATGGATGAGGTCGAAGCGGCACTTGACGATGCCAACCTCGGCCGACTGCTCTCCATCTTCGAAGACTTGCGCCGCACCAGCCAGCTCATCATCATTACCCACCAGAAGCGCACCATGGAGATCGCAGATTCCCTTTATGGCGTGAGTATGCGCTCCGATGGCATCAGCGCGGTTGTGGGCCAGCGCGTGGCCACAGAGACTGCGTCACGCCAAACAGGCTAA
- the mutM gene encoding bifunctional DNA-formamidopyrimidine glycosylase/DNA-(apurinic or apyrimidinic site) lyase, which yields MPELPEVEVVRAGLQPAITGATAASVTVFDERSLRRHDGPSEDFVDRLTGRVFRAPERRGKFLWIPLDSGHPDARDTGAPNASNGEALVAHLGMSGQVLLRDRHTDDRLTRIRIELDHPDHGALRLNFVDQRIFGSMSIDSMLPTVDQRHRTVPSQVAHIARDPLDPFFDDAKFLRALKAKRTTVKRALLDQTLISGIGNIYADEALWAARVHYNQPTESLSRAKAILLLAEVRAVFVKALAEGGTSFDSQYLNVNGESGYFSHSLNVYGQQGTECPRCGRLVVREQFMNRGSHLCRFCQRVRQSAISRSALRAG from the coding sequence GTGCCCGAACTTCCCGAGGTCGAGGTTGTGCGCGCCGGCCTACAACCGGCGATCACCGGCGCGACCGCGGCATCCGTCACCGTCTTCGATGAGCGTTCTTTGCGCCGCCACGATGGCCCGAGTGAAGACTTTGTCGACCGGCTCACCGGCCGGGTATTCCGTGCGCCTGAGCGACGCGGCAAATTTCTGTGGATTCCACTTGATAGCGGGCACCCCGACGCACGCGATACTGGCGCCCCCAACGCTAGCAATGGTGAAGCACTCGTGGCGCACTTGGGTATGAGCGGGCAGGTGCTGCTGCGTGATCGCCACACGGATGACCGGCTCACGCGCATCCGAATCGAACTTGACCATCCTGATCACGGTGCCCTGCGCCTCAACTTTGTTGACCAACGTATTTTCGGCTCAATGTCGATCGACAGCATGCTGCCCACCGTCGATCAGCGTCACCGTACGGTACCGAGCCAGGTTGCTCACATTGCTCGTGATCCCCTCGACCCGTTCTTTGATGACGCCAAATTTTTGCGGGCGCTGAAGGCGAAGCGCACCACGGTGAAGCGAGCGCTCCTCGACCAGACGCTGATTAGCGGTATCGGCAATATCTATGCGGATGAGGCACTCTGGGCGGCACGCGTTCACTACAACCAGCCCACGGAGTCGCTGAGCCGCGCTAAGGCGATCCTGTTGCTCGCAGAAGTGCGTGCGGTTTTCGTCAAGGCGCTGGCGGAGGGTGGCACGAGCTTCGACAGCCAGTACCTCAACGTGAATGGCGAGTCCGGCTATTTTTCGCACTCGCTGAACGTGTATGGGCAGCAGGGCACTGAGTGTCCTCGCTGCGGACGGCTGGTGGTACGCGAACAGTTCATGAATCGCGGCTCGCACTTGTGTCGCTTCTGCCAGCGTGTGCGCCAGAGCGCTATCTCGCGCTCAGCGTTGCGCGCGGGATAG
- a CDS encoding DUF177 domain-containing protein, translating to MSRINENPYAVLVRDLIHRAGEMREHELDVVVPESFGNAVIAVAAGSHLKIDTRFESLHDGVLVAAEVSGKAKAECVRCLIDITMPVEVEFHELFAYSEDEAFDYTVTDEHIDLEPVVRDAVVLSLPFQPVCQKDCLGLCPECGVRLLDNPGHEHEAPIDARWAALAGLQDFTQDSHDANDSPETQEEKS from the coding sequence GTGTCTAGAATCAACGAGAACCCGTATGCCGTGTTGGTGCGCGATCTCATTCATCGCGCAGGTGAGATGAGAGAGCACGAACTCGATGTTGTCGTGCCGGAGTCATTTGGCAACGCAGTTATTGCGGTTGCCGCGGGCTCACACCTGAAAATAGATACACGTTTCGAGTCACTGCACGACGGCGTTTTAGTTGCTGCGGAGGTCTCGGGCAAGGCGAAAGCAGAGTGTGTGCGCTGCCTCATCGACATCACCATGCCGGTCGAGGTCGAGTTTCACGAACTTTTCGCGTATTCTGAGGACGAAGCTTTTGACTACACGGTTACCGATGAACACATCGACCTGGAACCGGTAGTCAGGGATGCGGTGGTGTTGTCGCTACCGTTCCAGCCGGTCTGTCAGAAAGATTGTCTCGGCCTGTGCCCTGAGTGTGGGGTGCGGTTGTTAGATAATCCCGGACATGAACATGAAGCTCCCATCGATGCTCGGTGGGCAGCACTGGCCGGACTTCAAGATTTCACGCAAGACTCGCACGACGCGAACGATTCACCTGAGACCCAAGAAGAAAAGAGTTAG
- a CDS encoding putative F420-0 ABC transporter substrate-binding protein — protein MSILTRAALLAGASLLALSGCTATASPPSTPTPDAAAETVELSNCGFGVSFETAPKRVITIKSSTTELLLALGLGDRIIGTAFQDGPVPAEWESEASGLTSIAERVPSEEAVLDLEPDLVFAGWESTFSADGAGDRADLGSLGINTFVSPSACQSAEQPTPLTFDNVFSDIETVASIFRVDASELVADQRDRLAAIDPTGDSRTALWFSSGSDTPFVGAGIGAPQLLLDTVGLTNIAADVDATWAPYNWEAVIDADPDFIVLVDADWNSAEKKIAVLEANPATANLSAVKAGRYLVVPFAASEAGVRSVEAAESLSAQVAELDG, from the coding sequence TTGTCTATTCTCACTCGCGCCGCGCTGCTCGCTGGCGCATCACTTCTTGCTCTCAGCGGATGCACGGCGACCGCATCACCACCGTCGACTCCGACCCCCGATGCCGCGGCGGAGACCGTGGAGCTGAGTAACTGCGGCTTCGGCGTGAGCTTCGAGACCGCCCCCAAACGTGTGATTACGATCAAGTCGTCTACCACCGAGCTGCTGCTGGCACTGGGGCTCGGCGATCGCATCATTGGAACCGCGTTTCAGGACGGCCCGGTGCCGGCCGAGTGGGAATCCGAAGCTTCGGGCCTCACCTCAATTGCCGAGCGTGTGCCCAGCGAAGAAGCTGTGCTCGATTTAGAACCCGATCTCGTGTTTGCCGGTTGGGAATCCACGTTCAGCGCCGACGGTGCCGGCGACCGCGCCGACCTAGGCTCGCTCGGCATCAACACTTTTGTGTCACCCTCGGCGTGCCAGAGCGCCGAGCAGCCCACACCGCTGACCTTCGACAACGTGTTTAGCGACATCGAAACGGTTGCCTCGATCTTCCGGGTTGATGCCAGCGAGCTCGTGGCCGATCAGCGTGACCGCCTTGCCGCCATCGACCCCACCGGCGACTCCCGCACCGCACTCTGGTTCTCCTCTGGGTCAGACACCCCATTCGTCGGCGCTGGTATCGGCGCACCGCAACTGCTGCTCGACACCGTGGGTCTCACCAATATTGCTGCCGACGTGGATGCCACCTGGGCCCCCTACAACTGGGAGGCGGTAATCGACGCTGACCCCGATTTCATTGTGCTCGTGGATGCCGACTGGAACAGTGCAGAAAAAAAGATCGCCGTACTTGAGGCGAACCCGGCAACCGCGAACCTCAGTGCTGTGAAAGCTGGCCGGTACCTCGTGGTTCCCTTCGCGGCAAGTGAAGCCGGCGTGCGTAGTGTTGAGGCTGCCGAAAGCCTGTCCGCTCAAGTTGCGGAGCTTGATGGCTAA
- a CDS encoding putative F420-0 ABC transporter permease subunit, translating to MAKVSPLIFGLGLAVALLLSITVAVTIGPAEIRFDEVWRSIGSHMGVGVSPLTELRDGIVWQLRLPRVLTAAAVGAGLALSGAVMQAITRNPLADPYLLGLSSGAALGAVSVLLLGAAVLLPIAAFVGALVALTLTLLLAGSLGAITPSRTVLAGIAVSALASAITSFVIFWSVTGDSYREVLSWLLGSLSGARWPAVAITLTAIIVIGVPVMLTGRLLDSFAFGDMQAASLGVNVSATRWGLLAASALVTGAMVSVSGSIGFVGLILPHAVRLLVGPGHRALLPLSALLGAVFLVWADTLARTLFDPREIPVGIVTAMIGAPIFALLLTRRKSST from the coding sequence ATGGCTAAGGTTTCTCCGCTCATCTTCGGCCTCGGGCTGGCGGTGGCACTGCTGCTGTCAATCACCGTGGCGGTGACGATCGGGCCCGCCGAGATCCGGTTTGACGAGGTGTGGCGGTCGATTGGCAGTCATATGGGGGTCGGTGTGAGCCCACTGACGGAACTGCGTGATGGCATTGTGTGGCAGCTGCGGCTGCCGCGCGTGCTAACCGCTGCTGCGGTGGGCGCGGGGCTTGCTTTGAGCGGCGCGGTGATGCAGGCCATCACCCGCAATCCCCTTGCCGACCCGTACCTGTTGGGGCTCTCGTCGGGCGCTGCTCTCGGCGCGGTATCGGTGCTTCTGCTCGGGGCCGCAGTACTGCTGCCCATTGCCGCCTTTGTTGGCGCACTGGTTGCACTCACGCTGACACTGCTACTGGCCGGATCTCTGGGAGCGATCACTCCCTCTCGCACCGTACTTGCCGGCATCGCCGTTTCTGCGCTCGCCTCGGCCATCACCAGTTTTGTGATCTTCTGGAGCGTGACCGGCGACTCGTACCGTGAAGTGCTCTCGTGGTTGCTCGGCTCCCTCAGCGGAGCACGGTGGCCGGCGGTCGCCATCACGCTGACGGCAATTATTGTGATCGGCGTGCCCGTAATGTTGACCGGCCGCCTCCTCGACTCCTTTGCCTTCGGCGACATGCAGGCAGCATCATTGGGTGTGAACGTCAGCGCTACGCGCTGGGGGCTGCTGGCGGCATCCGCACTGGTCACCGGCGCCATGGTCTCGGTGAGCGGCTCAATCGGATTCGTTGGGCTCATCTTGCCACACGCGGTGCGACTGCTCGTCGGACCCGGGCACCGCGCCCTGTTGCCGCTCAGCGCGCTGCTGGGCGCCGTGTTTCTCGTGTGGGCAGATACTCTCGCCCGCACACTCTTTGATCCGCGAGAGATCCCCGTCGGAATCGTGACCGCCATGATCGGCGCCCCCATTTTCGCCCTCCTCCTCACCCGCCGAAAGAGTTCAACATGA
- a CDS encoding ABC transporter ATP-binding protein → MSSIALDSVGLRFADGTRGLDNIDLTIADGEFVALVGPSGSGKTTLLRTIAGFIAPTNGGIRIGGELVAGDKTFVQPEHRRLGMVFQQHAIWPHWDVAGNVGYSLKLAKQPRAARAARVAEVLELVGLAGMEKRNPATLSGGQRQRVALARALATAPRALLLDEALSALDEPLRARLRLELRTLTRAMGLTVVHVTHDRDEALALADRVVVLDHGRIQQAGTPEQLVTEPSQPFVARFLSDATVIPGKIVDQCFTAAAHVLRLSSDEIDGNHVNGCGSIAILPGDIRLHPAAGAGPHGIVVSSLFGREGSDVVVCWDGIDFRCLVPGRRPAVGEKFSIEIAHALYYPDDTTRSSERPSAELSVSPRAEESETMAKEPMQKRAR, encoded by the coding sequence ATGTCATCAATAGCCCTCGATAGTGTCGGTTTGCGTTTTGCCGACGGCACACGTGGCCTCGACAACATCGATCTCACAATCGCCGACGGAGAGTTCGTTGCCCTCGTCGGCCCCAGCGGCTCAGGCAAGACAACCCTGCTTCGGACGATCGCTGGGTTCATTGCCCCGACCAACGGCGGCATACGAATCGGCGGTGAATTGGTTGCCGGCGACAAGACCTTCGTGCAGCCCGAACACCGCAGGCTCGGCATGGTCTTCCAACAGCACGCCATTTGGCCGCACTGGGATGTCGCCGGTAACGTCGGATACTCCCTCAAGCTTGCGAAACAACCACGCGCGGCACGTGCCGCGCGGGTCGCGGAAGTGCTGGAACTCGTCGGCCTCGCCGGAATGGAGAAACGCAATCCCGCGACCCTCTCCGGCGGGCAGCGTCAGCGCGTCGCGCTCGCTCGAGCCCTCGCCACCGCACCACGGGCGTTGCTGCTCGACGAAGCACTCTCCGCGCTCGACGAACCGCTGCGCGCTCGCCTACGCCTCGAACTGCGCACCCTCACCCGGGCGATGGGGCTCACCGTGGTGCATGTGACGCACGACCGCGACGAGGCACTCGCGCTGGCAGATCGCGTCGTGGTGCTCGATCATGGCCGCATCCAGCAGGCCGGCACACCCGAGCAACTCGTCACCGAGCCCAGCCAACCGTTCGTCGCCAGATTTCTTAGCGACGCCACAGTGATCCCTGGCAAAATCGTCGATCAATGCTTCACCGCAGCAGCCCACGTACTTCGCCTTTCGAGCGACGAGATCGACGGCAACCACGTCAACGGATGCGGGTCCATCGCCATACTTCCCGGCGACATCAGACTGCATCCAGCGGCAGGCGCAGGCCCCCATGGCATCGTCGTCTCCTCGCTGTTCGGACGGGAAGGAAGCGACGTTGTAGTCTGTTGGGACGGTATCGACTTTCGCTGCCTCGTACCTGGGCGGCGTCCCGCCGTTGGCGAGAAATTCAGTATCGAGATCGCCCACGCACTCTATTACCCCGATGACACCACGAGGTCGTCGGAACGGCCGTCAGCTGAGCTTTCCGTGAGCCCGCGAGCCGAAGAATCTGAAACAATGGCCAAAGAACCGATGCAGAAAAGAGCCCGATGA